From the Gramella sp. Hel_I_59 genome, one window contains:
- a CDS encoding DUF5103 domain-containing protein has protein sequence MKGFLIFFAFCLLQPCIYGQVVKETLPPPFIRTIIFQGDSVENKGNPIIRLGANLQLSFDDIIGDEADYYYTIEHYNFDWTPSQLNKNEYLEGFDDVRIINYRNSLNTLQPYTHYELDIPNKNVRGLKVSGNYMISVYNAQREKVFSRKFMVYEPVAQITAEVKRARNLQFIDEKQIINFSINSPDLLLKNPDRNVKVSLIQNFNLKTAITDLKPQYTIANELIYRYDTESSFVGGNEFLQFDNKEIRVTNADIAKVDMQQLYLHYLFMDITRDGQPYTYNPDINGGFVVRNVLAEDSDLEADYVWMRFTLRNYDPLEGKQIHLYGGFNNFHLDESTKLEYNKESGYYELARLFKQGYYNYKYVVTGPDGIQDGAISGNYDETENNYTILAYYRSPGARYDRLIGAGGANSRNIRN, from the coding sequence ATGAAAGGCTTTCTAATTTTCTTTGCGTTTTGCCTGCTTCAGCCGTGCATTTATGGCCAGGTTGTTAAAGAAACCCTGCCACCTCCATTCATTAGAACCATTATTTTCCAGGGAGATTCCGTAGAAAATAAAGGAAATCCTATCATTCGATTGGGTGCCAACCTGCAATTAAGCTTTGATGATATCATTGGAGACGAAGCCGATTACTATTACACGATCGAACATTATAATTTCGATTGGACACCTTCTCAACTCAACAAAAACGAGTATCTCGAGGGTTTCGATGATGTTAGAATCATCAATTACCGGAATTCGCTAAATACCCTACAACCCTATACTCATTACGAGCTTGACATTCCGAATAAAAATGTTCGCGGACTCAAAGTTTCGGGCAACTATATGATTAGCGTCTATAATGCGCAAAGAGAAAAGGTATTCTCACGAAAATTCATGGTTTATGAACCTGTAGCGCAAATTACTGCGGAAGTAAAAAGAGCCAGAAACCTTCAGTTTATCGATGAAAAGCAAATTATAAACTTCAGTATTAATTCTCCAGATCTGCTTCTGAAGAATCCTGACAGGAATGTCAAGGTGAGCCTCATTCAGAATTTCAATTTAAAAACTGCGATTACAGATCTTAAACCTCAATATACCATTGCCAACGAACTCATCTATCGCTATGACACTGAATCTTCCTTTGTGGGTGGCAACGAATTTCTTCAGTTTGACAATAAAGAAATAAGAGTCACCAATGCTGATATTGCCAAGGTTGACATGCAGCAGCTATATCTCCATTATCTTTTTATGGATATCACCAGGGACGGGCAGCCATACACGTACAATCCTGATATTAATGGAGGTTTTGTGGTAAGAAATGTGCTTGCAGAAGATTCAGACCTGGAAGCCGATTATGTTTGGATGAGATTTACTTTACGAAATTATGATCCGCTTGAAGGGAAACAGATCCATCTCTATGGAGGGTTCAATAATTTTCATCTGGACGAAAGCACTAAGCTCGAGTATAATAAGGAGAGTGGTTATTATGAGTTAGCGAGATTATTTAAGCAAGGATATTATAACTACAAATATGTGGTGACAGGTCCAGACGGGATTCAGGATGGAGCAATTAGTGGAAACTATGATGAAACTGAAAACAATTATACGATCTTGGCTTACTACAGAAGTCCGGGAGCTCGTTATGACAGACTGATTGGTGCAGGAGGTGCGAATTCAAGAAACATTCGTAATTAA
- the pruA gene encoding L-glutamate gamma-semialdehyde dehydrogenase, with product MGKGFFHVPVAVNEEVKSYAPGSPEREEVLLTYKDLWNANTEVPLYIGAEEVKTGNTRTINPPHDHAHVAGTYHTAEKKHVERAISEALEARKKWSKLEWEQRAAIFLKAADLISGPYRQKMNAATMIGQSKNIYQAEIDAAAEICDFLRFNVEYMAELYDEQPISSDGVWNRVEYRPLEGFVYAITPFNFTAIAGNLPSSAALMGNVAVWKPSDSQMLSAQVLMEVFKEAGLPAGVINMVNGDPEMVTDTVLASPDFAGIHFTGSTNVFKGIWGKIGNNIQNYKTYPRIVGETGGKDFILAHPTAKAKHVATAISRGAFEYQGQKCSAASRVYIPKSLWPEIKDFVIEDVQSFKMGSPEDMSNFINAVIHEGSFDKLASYIEKAKSDKNAEIVVGGNYDKSKGYFIEPTVILTSDPHYTTMETELFGPVVTVYVYDDKNFDESKWADICQTVDNTSIYALTGAIISGDRYAAAQATDLLQNAAGNFYINDKPTGAVVGQQPFGGARSSGTNDKAGSKMNLMRWISVRLIKETFVPATDYRYPFLGE from the coding sequence ATGGGAAAAGGATTTTTTCACGTACCAGTAGCGGTTAACGAAGAAGTAAAAAGTTACGCTCCGGGAAGCCCAGAAAGAGAAGAAGTATTACTTACTTATAAAGACCTTTGGAATGCGAATACTGAAGTTCCTCTTTATATTGGAGCTGAAGAAGTAAAAACCGGGAATACCAGAACCATCAATCCTCCACATGATCACGCTCATGTTGCAGGAACTTATCACACTGCTGAGAAAAAGCATGTGGAAAGAGCTATTTCTGAAGCACTAGAGGCAAGAAAGAAATGGTCAAAACTGGAATGGGAACAAAGAGCTGCTATCTTTTTAAAAGCTGCAGATCTAATTTCCGGACCCTACAGACAAAAGATGAACGCTGCCACAATGATTGGGCAGTCTAAGAATATTTATCAGGCTGAAATTGATGCTGCTGCAGAGATCTGTGATTTCCTACGTTTTAACGTAGAGTATATGGCAGAACTTTATGATGAGCAACCAATTTCTTCAGATGGAGTTTGGAATCGCGTAGAATACAGACCACTAGAAGGTTTCGTTTATGCTATTACTCCTTTCAACTTTACGGCAATTGCAGGAAACCTTCCTTCAAGTGCTGCCCTTATGGGGAATGTTGCAGTTTGGAAACCAAGCGATAGCCAGATGCTATCGGCTCAGGTACTTATGGAAGTATTTAAAGAGGCAGGTTTGCCAGCAGGTGTGATCAACATGGTAAATGGTGATCCAGAAATGGTAACAGATACTGTATTGGCAAGTCCAGATTTTGCAGGAATCCATTTTACTGGAAGTACTAACGTATTTAAAGGGATTTGGGGAAAAATTGGAAACAATATTCAGAACTATAAAACATACCCAAGAATTGTCGGTGAAACTGGAGGAAAAGATTTTATCCTGGCCCACCCGACTGCAAAAGCTAAACATGTAGCAACTGCAATTTCCAGAGGAGCCTTTGAATATCAAGGTCAGAAATGTAGCGCGGCATCACGTGTTTATATTCCGAAAAGCCTTTGGCCGGAAATTAAAGATTTCGTAATCGAAGATGTACAATCTTTCAAAATGGGATCTCCGGAAGACATGTCTAATTTCATCAATGCTGTAATTCACGAAGGTTCTTTCGATAAGCTTGCAAGCTATATTGAAAAAGCTAAGAGCGATAAAAATGCTGAGATTGTAGTTGGAGGAAACTATGATAAATCTAAAGGTTACTTCATAGAACCTACCGTAATTCTTACATCAGATCCTCACTACACTACTATGGAAACTGAACTTTTTGGTCCGGTAGTAACAGTTTATGTATATGATGACAAGAATTTTGATGAATCCAAGTGGGCAGATATCTGCCAGACTGTAGATAACACGAGTATATATGCATTAACTGGAGCAATTATTTCTGGGGATCGTTACGCAGCTGCTCAGGCTACAGATTTATTGCAGAATGCCGCTGGAAACTTCTATATTAATGATAAACCAACTGGTGCAGTTGTAGGACAGCAGCCATTTGGTGGAGCAAGATCCAGTGGTACAAATGACAAAGCAGGATCAAAGATGAATCTTATGAGATGGATTTCTGTAAGATTGATCAAAGAGACTTTCGTCCCTGCTACAGATTATAGATACCCGTTTTTAGGAGAGTAA
- a CDS encoding DUF3667 domain-containing protein has product MPDTENKIEIYQYRGQHCLNCELPLDKNDRFCPNCGQLNTTKKLSFSDLFNEFFSGVFAYDSRFHRTLRILLFKPGKISKDYVEGKRTRYANPFRFYLSVSIIFFLIFSLSLDPSESFGRQDRDENLLSKLDRKELSEASMDSINKVLTSEDVGLDSIQNNVFTETYTEKLVSQPELDSMNFISAFAKKADLYYAYQDETGIFTSSRALDSLKHEQSNYNLWLYKKAVDAGTFSKDPALFINYFIGKLPFIIFIFLPVFALFIWLLYSRRDFNYMEHLIFAFHVQTVFFVLYSFALILEIVFKWEILTTLANFVFLFYLYKAMRFFYGQKRVKTILKFLFLNLIFFTLATVAAIISLLASFSIY; this is encoded by the coding sequence ATGCCAGATACTGAAAATAAGATTGAAATTTACCAGTATAGAGGTCAGCATTGTCTAAACTGCGAATTGCCTTTAGATAAAAACGACCGCTTTTGTCCCAATTGCGGACAATTAAATACTACTAAAAAACTTAGCTTTTCAGATCTATTCAACGAATTTTTTTCAGGAGTATTTGCCTATGACTCCAGGTTTCATCGGACTTTAAGAATTCTTCTTTTCAAACCCGGAAAGATTTCAAAAGATTATGTGGAAGGAAAGAGAACCAGGTACGCAAATCCCTTCAGGTTCTATCTGAGTGTTTCAATTATATTCTTTCTGATTTTTAGTCTTAGCCTGGACCCTAGCGAAAGTTTTGGACGACAGGACCGGGACGAAAACCTGCTTTCAAAACTGGATCGCAAGGAATTGAGCGAGGCTTCCATGGATTCCATCAATAAAGTATTGACCAGCGAAGATGTTGGTCTGGATAGCATCCAGAATAATGTTTTTACTGAAACTTATACTGAAAAGCTTGTGAGTCAGCCAGAACTTGACAGTATGAACTTTATTAGTGCTTTTGCGAAAAAAGCAGATCTATACTATGCCTACCAGGATGAAACAGGGATTTTTACCTCTTCACGGGCGCTAGATAGTTTGAAGCACGAGCAATCTAATTATAATCTCTGGCTCTACAAAAAGGCGGTGGATGCGGGAACCTTTTCAAAAGACCCGGCGCTATTTATAAACTACTTTATAGGAAAGTTACCTTTTATCATCTTCATCTTCTTGCCGGTTTTCGCGTTATTTATCTGGCTACTATATTCAAGAAGGGACTTTAATTATATGGAGCACCTCATCTTTGCATTTCACGTGCAAACGGTGTTTTTTGTACTCTACAGTTTTGCGCTGATACTTGAAATTGTCTTTAAATGGGAAATACTTACTACACTGGCAAATTTTGTATTTCTATTCTACTTATACAAAGCGATGCGATTTTTCTACGGACAAAAACGTGTTAAAACGATTTTAAAGTTTCTATTCCTGAACCTAATATTCTTTACATTAGCCACAGTCGCTGCAATCATATCATTGCTCGCTTCTTTTTCAATTTATTGA
- a CDS encoding NRDE family protein, with protein MCTVTLVPRPESMSGFVLTSNRDESVGRETLPPAWERFEGVRQYFPKDKQAGGTWLGVSEHSRCICLMNGAEKPHERKPEYRKSRGVVVKEFLASCRLRSFINKYNFDGIEPFTMIIVEWHDGLCFQQLIWDGKNSKHEYLPITQHIWSSSPLYSEAMKKKRKEWFEEVSAEGYTAESLLKFHKSAGNGNKEYGLIIDRGFLKTQSISQVINEPDGIHFSYQNLINKDTSEEYLTSLKQR; from the coding sequence ATGTGCACAGTTACTTTAGTCCCCCGTCCTGAGTCTATGTCTGGCTTTGTATTAACTTCTAACCGGGATGAATCGGTTGGTCGCGAAACCCTTCCACCTGCATGGGAGCGCTTCGAAGGTGTAAGACAATATTTCCCAAAAGATAAACAGGCTGGAGGCACCTGGCTAGGAGTTAGCGAACATTCCAGGTGTATATGTCTTATGAATGGAGCTGAGAAACCACATGAGCGCAAGCCTGAATATCGAAAAAGTCGGGGAGTGGTTGTTAAAGAATTTCTTGCTTCGTGTAGATTGCGATCATTTATAAACAAATATAATTTTGATGGGATCGAGCCTTTTACAATGATCATTGTAGAATGGCATGATGGTTTATGCTTTCAACAACTAATATGGGATGGCAAAAATTCTAAGCACGAATATCTTCCTATCACTCAGCATATCTGGTCATCTTCTCCGCTCTATTCTGAAGCAATGAAAAAAAAGCGTAAAGAATGGTTTGAAGAAGTAAGCGCTGAAGGTTATACTGCCGAGAGTCTATTGAAATTTCACAAAAGTGCAGGTAACGGAAACAAGGAATACGGATTGATCATAGACCGGGGATTTCTCAAAACTCAAAGTATATCACAGGTCATTAATGAGCCTGATGGAATTCATTTTTCATATCAGAATTTAATAAATAAAGACACTTCAGAAGAATACCTTACTAGTTTAAAGCAAAGGTAG
- the apaG gene encoding Co2+/Mg2+ efflux protein ApaG, which translates to MIQQVTKGIKISVETRFEGKFYKDFQLKYAFAYQITIENQSNDSVQLKSRFWEIKDALSEIEYVSGEGVIGKKPVLKPGESHTYQSGCLLTAPIGSMSGYYNMINFTTTNEFQVRIPPFRLAATFALN; encoded by the coding sequence ATGATTCAACAGGTTACAAAAGGTATTAAGATTTCTGTGGAAACCAGGTTCGAAGGTAAGTTCTATAAGGACTTCCAGCTGAAGTATGCTTTTGCTTACCAGATCACAATTGAAAACCAGAGCAACGATTCTGTTCAGCTAAAATCCAGATTCTGGGAGATCAAAGATGCTTTGAGTGAAATTGAATATGTTTCAGGAGAAGGAGTGATTGGAAAAAAACCTGTTTTGAAACCCGGTGAAAGTCATACCTATCAAAGTGGTTGCTTACTCACCGCACCCATTGGTTCCATGTCTGGCTACTATAATATGATCAACTTCACGACTACGAATGAATTTCAGGTGAGAATCCCACCCTTCAGACTTGCCGCTACCTTTGCTTTAAACTAG